From Effusibacillus lacus, a single genomic window includes:
- the purQ gene encoding phosphoribosylformylglycinamidine synthase subunit PurQ: protein MRFAVIVFPGSNCDIDAVKAIEDVLGEPVEMVWHTAADLSAYDCIILPGGFSYGDYLRSGAIARFSPVMEEVRKAAAEGKLVIGICNGFQILTESHLLPGALRENNHTQFNCEIVPLVVENANTPFTSGYQKGQVIHIPIAHGEGNYYVDEETLAKMKANNQIVFRYHGKNPNGSIENIAGICNEQGNVLGMMPHPERAVHDLLGSSDGGALFTSILTNWREKHGA, encoded by the coding sequence GTGCGCTTCGCGGTCATCGTATTTCCAGGTTCCAATTGTGACATTGACGCAGTGAAAGCGATTGAAGACGTGTTGGGTGAACCGGTCGAGATGGTTTGGCACACAGCCGCCGATTTGTCCGCTTATGATTGTATTATCCTGCCGGGCGGATTTTCTTATGGCGATTACCTCCGCTCCGGTGCCATCGCCCGCTTTTCACCGGTAATGGAAGAAGTCCGCAAGGCCGCAGCTGAAGGCAAACTTGTAATCGGGATTTGCAACGGATTTCAGATTCTGACCGAGTCCCATCTGCTCCCCGGTGCGCTGAGGGAGAACAATCACACCCAGTTCAACTGTGAAATCGTTCCGCTGGTGGTGGAGAATGCGAACACTCCCTTTACCTCGGGTTATCAGAAAGGACAAGTGATCCACATTCCGATTGCCCACGGGGAAGGCAACTACTACGTGGATGAAGAAACCCTGGCGAAGATGAAAGCCAACAACCAGATCGTATTCCGTTATCACGGCAAGAATCCCAACGGTTCCATCGAGAATATTGCGGGAATCTGCAACGAACAGGGCAATGTGCTGGGCATGATGCCGCACCCGGAACGGGCGGTGCATGATCTGCTCGGTTCCAGCGACGGCGGTGCACTCTTTACGTCAATTCTTACCAACTGGAGGGAGAAGCACGGTGCTTAA
- the purL gene encoding phosphoribosylformylglycinamidine synthase subunit PurL: MLNETTKQTQRKEPTAQEVKDQKIYRSFGLTDEEYEKIVKLLGRMPNYVETGIYSVMWSEHCSYKSSKPVLKRFPTSGPRVLQGPGENAGIVDIGDNQAVVFKIESHNHPSAIEPYQGAATGVGGIIRDVFTMGARPVALLNSLRFGEIEDNARNRYLFSHVVAGIAGYGNCIGIPTVAGEVVFDDRYTHNPLVNAMCVGLIDQDKITKGNASGAGNPVMVVGARTGRDGIHGATFASAEDPHSKERSAVQVGDPFMEKLLLEACLELIATGAVVGIQDMGAAGMTSSSSEMASRAGSGLEMDVALVPRREEGMTPYEIMLSESQERMLVVMEKGKEYIAEQIFQKWGLEATVIGRVTDDGMLRIKEGDEIAAEIPVTTLVDDAPVYNRPSKRPAYLDEVQSFDIEGLPVPQNLNDTLHTLLRQPTIASKEWVYRQYDYMVRTSTVVRPGSDAAVISIRGTRKGLAMKTDGNGRYVYLDPEMGGKLVIAEAARNVVCTGAEPLAVTDCLNYSSPEKPEIMYQLEKSADGMSEACRVLDTPVISGNVSLYNETNGIDIYPTPIIGMVGLVHDLDHITTADYKEEGNLLYMTGVTNADIGGSEYLKAVHGTVSGKAPQIDLNLEKSVQRLTLSAIQKGLIRSAHDCAEGGLAVTLAESAIAGGKGARVEVATELRADFALFSESPSRIVLEVTPDNAGKLEALAKEQNVPITRIGRVEGTNLVIAVNGQTVVDQPVGELANTWKGAIPCIMK, encoded by the coding sequence GTGCTTAACGAAACGACGAAGCAAACCCAACGGAAAGAACCGACTGCGCAAGAGGTCAAAGACCAGAAGATCTACCGCAGCTTTGGCCTGACGGATGAAGAATACGAGAAGATCGTCAAGCTGCTCGGACGCATGCCCAACTATGTGGAGACAGGCATCTATTCGGTGATGTGGTCCGAACACTGTTCCTATAAAAGCTCCAAACCGGTTCTGAAACGGTTCCCCACATCGGGCCCGCGGGTTCTGCAGGGACCGGGCGAAAACGCGGGAATTGTCGATATTGGCGACAACCAGGCGGTTGTGTTCAAGATCGAGTCCCACAACCATCCTTCTGCCATTGAGCCCTATCAGGGAGCCGCAACAGGGGTAGGCGGGATTATCCGTGACGTCTTCACCATGGGCGCCCGTCCGGTGGCCCTGCTGAACTCATTGCGTTTTGGAGAGATTGAGGACAATGCCCGCAACCGCTACCTGTTCAGCCATGTGGTGGCCGGAATCGCAGGGTACGGCAACTGTATCGGAATTCCCACCGTTGCCGGGGAAGTTGTATTTGATGATCGCTACACCCACAACCCGCTTGTGAACGCTATGTGCGTAGGGTTGATCGATCAGGATAAAATCACGAAGGGGAATGCGTCAGGGGCAGGGAACCCTGTGATGGTGGTCGGTGCCCGCACCGGCCGTGACGGAATTCACGGGGCCACCTTCGCGTCAGCGGAAGACCCCCACTCCAAAGAACGTTCCGCCGTTCAGGTGGGCGATCCGTTCATGGAGAAACTGCTGCTGGAAGCATGCCTGGAGCTGATTGCAACCGGAGCGGTTGTCGGCATTCAGGATATGGGAGCCGCCGGCATGACCTCTTCTTCCTCCGAGATGGCATCCCGTGCAGGGTCCGGTCTGGAAATGGACGTGGCACTGGTGCCGCGCCGTGAGGAAGGAATGACTCCCTATGAGATCATGCTGTCCGAATCGCAGGAGCGGATGCTGGTCGTAATGGAAAAGGGCAAGGAATACATTGCCGAACAGATCTTCCAAAAATGGGGCCTCGAGGCAACTGTAATCGGACGTGTAACGGACGACGGGATGCTGCGGATCAAGGAAGGCGATGAAATCGCAGCGGAGATCCCGGTTACAACACTGGTGGATGATGCACCGGTGTACAACCGTCCTTCCAAGCGCCCGGCCTACCTTGACGAAGTCCAATCATTCGACATCGAGGGGCTCCCTGTACCTCAGAACCTGAACGACACCTTGCACACCCTGCTCCGGCAGCCAACCATTGCTTCCAAAGAGTGGGTCTACCGCCAATATGATTACATGGTTCGCACTTCCACCGTGGTTCGGCCCGGTTCGGATGCGGCCGTGATCTCCATTCGGGGAACCCGCAAAGGGCTCGCCATGAAGACAGACGGAAACGGACGCTATGTGTACCTGGATCCGGAGATGGGCGGTAAGCTGGTGATTGCGGAAGCGGCACGCAACGTAGTCTGTACGGGTGCCGAACCGCTCGCGGTGACCGACTGCCTGAACTACTCCAGCCCGGAGAAACCGGAAATCATGTACCAGTTGGAGAAATCAGCCGACGGAATGTCCGAAGCCTGCCGCGTACTGGACACACCGGTCATTTCCGGCAATGTGTCCCTCTATAACGAAACCAACGGCATTGATATCTACCCGACTCCAATCATCGGCATGGTAGGACTGGTTCATGACCTTGATCACATCACGACGGCCGACTACAAAGAAGAAGGCAATCTTCTTTACATGACGGGCGTCACGAATGCGGATATCGGCGGTTCCGAATACCTGAAGGCGGTGCACGGCACAGTGTCAGGCAAAGCGCCGCAGATCGATCTCAACCTGGAAAAATCGGTTCAGCGCCTGACCCTTTCAGCCATCCAAAAGGGACTCATACGCTCGGCGCATGACTGTGCGGAAGGAGGACTGGCGGTTACGCTTGCAGAGTCTGCGATTGCAGGCGGCAAGGGAGCCAGGGTAGAGGTGGCAACGGAACTTCGGGCCGATTTTGCCCTGTTCTCGGAAAGCCCGTCCCGAATCGTTCTGGAGGTGACTCCGGACAATGCGGGCAAATTGGAAGCCCTTGCAAAAGAACAGAACGTTCCGATTACCCGCATCGGCCGGGTGGAAGGCACAAACCTTGTGATTGCCGTCAACGGACAAACAGTTGTGGATCAACCTGTAGGAGAACTCGCGAACACATGGAAAGGAGCCATCCCATGCATCATGAAATGA
- the purF gene encoding amidophosphoribosyltransferase has product MHHEMMSDKWHEECGVFGIYGHPNAAELTYYGLYALQHRGQESAGIASVDGRKMYQHKGMGLVSEVFDSDVLKTLKGHAAIGHVRYSTTGETSIANAQPLTFGSQRGNMALAHNGNLINAFQLHNRLERQGSIFQTTSDTEVVAHLIARSGLPTIEENVKESLSIVKGAFAFLILTDDKLLAMRDPHGLRPMALGQFEGAYVVASETCAFDTIGAEYLRDIEPGEMLVIDKNGLHSSKFAHSSKTSLCTFEYIYFARPDSDIDGFNVHSVRKKFGKLLAEEHPVDADVVIGVPDSSISAAIGYAEATGIPYEIGLIKNRYIGRTFIQPSQELRERGVKLKLSAVRSMVDGKRVVLIDDSIVRGTTSKRIVQMLRDAGATEVHLLISSPPVTNACYYGIDTSARNELIAANKTVEEIRDYIGADSLHYLSEEKMLSAFDVVDFANHKFCNACFTGRYPTEVYEDLEKHMLER; this is encoded by the coding sequence ATGCATCATGAAATGATGTCCGACAAGTGGCATGAGGAGTGTGGCGTATTTGGAATTTATGGCCATCCGAACGCGGCGGAACTGACCTATTACGGACTCTATGCGCTGCAGCACAGGGGGCAGGAGAGTGCCGGAATCGCATCGGTGGATGGACGCAAGATGTACCAGCATAAAGGGATGGGCCTCGTATCGGAAGTCTTCGACTCAGACGTTTTGAAGACCCTGAAGGGCCACGCGGCCATCGGGCACGTACGCTATTCAACAACCGGGGAGACCTCCATCGCAAACGCCCAGCCGCTTACATTCGGCTCCCAGCGGGGAAACATGGCGCTGGCTCACAACGGAAACCTGATCAACGCTTTTCAACTGCATAACCGCTTGGAGCGGCAGGGCAGCATTTTTCAAACCACCAGCGATACGGAAGTGGTCGCCCATCTGATTGCCCGCTCCGGGCTTCCGACTATAGAAGAAAACGTCAAAGAGTCCCTCTCTATTGTCAAAGGAGCCTTTGCGTTCCTGATCCTGACCGATGACAAGCTGCTGGCAATGCGGGATCCCCATGGCTTGCGTCCGATGGCACTGGGGCAGTTTGAAGGAGCTTATGTAGTCGCTTCCGAAACCTGTGCCTTTGACACAATCGGCGCGGAATATCTCCGGGACATTGAACCGGGCGAAATGCTCGTGATCGATAAGAACGGGCTTCACTCGTCGAAGTTTGCCCATTCTTCAAAGACATCGCTCTGCACCTTTGAATACATTTACTTCGCCCGTCCCGACTCGGACATTGACGGATTCAACGTTCATTCCGTACGGAAAAAATTCGGCAAGCTGCTGGCGGAGGAACATCCGGTAGACGCGGACGTGGTCATTGGCGTCCCTGACTCCTCCATTTCGGCCGCCATCGGCTATGCGGAAGCAACCGGAATCCCTTATGAAATCGGCTTGATCAAAAACCGGTACATTGGCCGGACCTTCATTCAGCCAAGCCAGGAACTGCGGGAACGTGGAGTCAAACTGAAACTGTCCGCCGTACGCAGCATGGTGGACGGGAAGCGGGTTGTATTGATTGATGACTCGATCGTGCGCGGCACCACTTCCAAACGAATTGTCCAGATGCTGCGGGATGCCGGAGCCACGGAAGTGCATTTACTGATTTCGTCGCCCCCGGTGACCAATGCGTGCTACTACGGGATTGATACATCCGCGCGCAATGAACTGATTGCCGCCAACAAGACGGTGGAAGAGATCCGCGACTATATTGGGGCCGATTCGCTTCATTACCTGTCGGAAGAGAAGATGCTGAGTGCGTTTGACGTTGTGGATTTTGCCAATCACAAGTTCTGCAACGCCTGCTTTACCGGGCGCTATCCGACTGAGGTGTACGAAGATCTGGAGAAGCACATGTTGGAAAGGTAG